Proteins encoded in a region of the Pseudomonas sp. GOM7 genome:
- the tolB gene encoding Tol-Pal system beta propeller repeat protein TolB: MNNLIRIALLGLVMLVGSVQAADPLVISQGADRATPIAVVPFGWQSGSVLPDDMAEIVGNDLRNSGYFEPIPRQNMISLPTQASEVIYRDWKALGAQYVLVGNIVPNGGRLQVQYALFNVATEQQVMTGNVGGGTDQLRDMAHHIANQAFEKLTGVKGAFATKLLYVTAERFGANNTRYTLQRSDYDGARAVTLLQSREPILSPSFAPDGRRIAYVSFEQRRPRIFVQHIDTGRREQITNFEGLNGAPAWSPDGSRLAFVLSKDGNPEIYVMDLGSRQMRRVTNHYAIDTEPFWGKDGQTLYFTSDRAGKPQIYKTNVNSGAVERVTFVGNYNANPKLSADEKLLVMIHRQEGFTVFKVAAQDLETNRLRILSDTSLDESPTVAPNGTMLIYATRQQGRGVLMLASTNGRVRLPLPTAQGEVREPSWSPYLN; the protein is encoded by the coding sequence GTGAACAACCTGATTCGTATCGCCCTGTTGGGGCTGGTCATGCTGGTCGGCAGCGTCCAGGCGGCCGATCCGCTGGTGATCTCCCAAGGCGCCGACCGCGCCACGCCCATCGCTGTGGTGCCCTTCGGCTGGCAAAGCGGCAGCGTGCTGCCCGATGACATGGCCGAGATCGTCGGCAACGACCTGCGCAACTCCGGTTATTTCGAGCCAATCCCGCGGCAGAACATGATCAGCCTGCCGACCCAGGCCAGCGAAGTCATCTACCGTGATTGGAAGGCCCTCGGCGCGCAGTACGTGCTGGTCGGTAACATCGTGCCCAACGGCGGCCGCCTGCAGGTGCAGTACGCCCTGTTCAACGTCGCCACCGAGCAGCAGGTGATGACCGGCAACGTCGGTGGCGGCACTGACCAGTTGCGCGACATGGCGCACCATATCGCCAACCAGGCGTTCGAGAAGCTCACCGGGGTCAAGGGCGCGTTCGCCACCAAGCTGCTCTACGTGACTGCCGAGCGCTTCGGTGCCAACAACACTCGCTACACCCTGCAACGCTCCGACTACGATGGCGCGCGTGCGGTGACCCTGCTGCAGTCGCGTGAACCGATCCTGTCGCCGTCGTTCGCGCCGGATGGTCGTCGTATCGCCTACGTCTCTTTCGAGCAGCGTCGTCCGCGTATCTTCGTGCAACACATTGACACCGGTCGCCGTGAGCAGATCACCAACTTCGAGGGGCTCAATGGCGCGCCGGCCTGGTCGCCGGATGGTTCGCGCCTGGCCTTCGTGCTGTCCAAGGACGGCAACCCGGAAATCTACGTGATGGATCTGGGCAGCCGGCAGATGCGCCGGGTGACCAACCACTATGCCATCGATACCGAACCTTTCTGGGGCAAGGACGGTCAGACCCTGTACTTCACCTCGGATCGGGCTGGCAAGCCGCAGATCTACAAAACCAATGTCAATTCAGGTGCGGTGGAACGTGTGACCTTCGTCGGCAACTACAACGCCAACCCGAAACTTTCGGCGGATGAAAAGTTGCTGGTGATGATCCATCGTCAGGAGGGTTTCACCGTGTTCAAGGTGGCCGCTCAGGATCTGGAAACCAACCGCCTGCGGATTCTTTCCGACACAAGTTTGGATGAGTCGCCCACTGTTGCGCCCAATGGCACCATGCTAATCTACGCCACCCGCCAGCAGGGCCGGGGAGTCTTGATGTTGGCGTCCACCAATGGACGCGTGAGGCTCCCTCTTCCTACCGCTCAAGGCGAAGTTCGAGAGCCTTCTTGGTCCCCTTACCTGAACTGA
- the tolA gene encoding cell envelope integrity protein TolA gives MMQQPERPQSESYFWPIVWAVGLHVLMFAMLFVSFAFSPELPPARPVVQATLYQLKSQSQATTQTTQKIAGEAQKTSAPQFETERLEQKKAEEQKVAAAKKAEEQKQAEEARKAEQAKAEAAKAEAAKKAEAEKAAEQKRQADIAKKRAEEEAKKKAAEEAKKKAAEEAKKKAAEEAKKKAAAEAAKKKAAEEAKKKAEAAKRKAAEDQKAAALADLLSDNVQNQQALADTHGDQVAGSLDDLIINLITQNWQRPMSARRGMSVELLIQMLPDGTITNASVSRSSGDAPFDNSAVAAVRNVGRIPEMQQLDRATFDSLYRQRRVIFKPED, from the coding sequence CTGATGCAGCAGCCCGAGCGTCCGCAATCGGAAAGCTACTTCTGGCCCATCGTCTGGGCCGTGGGCTTGCACGTCCTGATGTTCGCCATGCTGTTCGTCAGCTTCGCCTTCTCGCCTGAGCTGCCGCCGGCGCGTCCGGTGGTGCAGGCCACGCTCTATCAGCTCAAGTCGCAAAGCCAGGCCACCACCCAGACCACGCAGAAGATCGCTGGCGAGGCGCAGAAGACCTCCGCACCGCAGTTCGAGACCGAGCGTCTGGAACAGAAGAAGGCCGAGGAACAGAAGGTGGCGGCGGCCAAGAAGGCCGAGGAACAAAAGCAGGCCGAGGAGGCTCGAAAGGCCGAACAGGCCAAAGCTGAGGCGGCCAAGGCCGAAGCGGCGAAGAAGGCCGAGGCCGAGAAGGCCGCCGAGCAGAAACGCCAGGCCGATATCGCCAAGAAGCGCGCCGAGGAAGAGGCGAAGAAGAAAGCCGCCGAGGAAGCCAAGAAAAAGGCAGCCGAAGAAGCGAAGAAGAAAGCGGCGGAAGAGGCCAAGAAGAAGGCCGCTGCCGAAGCAGCGAAGAAAAAGGCGGCCGAGGAGGCCAAGAAGAAAGCCGAAGCAGCCAAGCGCAAGGCGGCCGAGGATCAGAAGGCAGCAGCCCTGGCCGATTTGCTCTCGGACAACGTACAGAACCAGCAGGCGCTGGCTGATACCCATGGCGACCAGGTAGCCGGTAGTCTCGATGATCTGATCATCAACCTGATCACCCAGAACTGGCAGCGCCCGATGTCGGCGCGCCGTGGTATGAGCGTCGAGCTGCTGATCCAGATGTTGCCCGATGGCACCATCACCAATGCCAGCGTGTCGCGCTCCAGCGGCGATGCGCCTTTCGACAACTCGGCCGTGGCTGCGGTGCGCAACGTGGGTCGTATTCCCGAGATGCAGCAACTGGATCGCGCCACCTTCGACAGCCTTTACCGGCAGCGTCGCGTCATTTTCAAACCGGAGGATTGA
- the tolR gene encoding protein TolR, which produces MARIRNRRKPVAEMNVVPYIDVMLVLLVIFMVTAPMLNQGVKVELPKVSSEVLPQDNDAQVLTISIKADKTYYWNMGSEVDIDTEQERASTLAQMTQAVSAIIAENRRQGKKVQVFVRGDKSVDYGTVMAAMGGLQQADVGNVGLITEAP; this is translated from the coding sequence ATGGCGAGAATTCGCAACAGACGCAAACCGGTCGCCGAGATGAACGTGGTGCCCTACATCGATGTGATGCTGGTGCTGCTGGTCATCTTCATGGTCACCGCGCCGATGCTCAACCAGGGCGTCAAGGTCGAGCTGCCCAAGGTCAGCAGCGAGGTGCTGCCGCAGGATAATGACGCCCAGGTGCTGACCATCTCCATCAAGGCCGACAAGACCTATTACTGGAACATGGGCAGCGAAGTGGACATCGACACCGAGCAGGAGCGTGCCTCCACGCTGGCACAGATGACCCAGGCCGTCTCGGCGATCATTGCCGAGAACCGTCGGCAGGGTAAGAAGGTGCAGGTGTTCGTGCGCGGCGACAAATCCGTGGATTACGGCACCGTGATGGCGGCCATGGGCGGTCTGCAGCAGGCCGACGTGGGCAACGTCGGCTTGATCACCGAGGCCCCCTGA
- the tolQ gene encoding protein TolQ gives MEANAVDHMSMWSLISNASFVVQLVMLTLVSASIISWVMIFQRSNAIRAAKRALDNFEDRFWSGIDLSKLYRQAGSNPDPDSGLEQIFRAGFKEFSRLRQQPGVDPDAVMDGVARAMRVAISREEEKLETALPFLATVGSTSPYIGLFGTVWGIMNSFRGLAQVQQATLATVAPGIAEALIATAIGLFAAIPAVIAYNRFSARGEMLIGRYYTFADEFQAILHRKVHTSED, from the coding sequence GTGGAAGCCAACGCCGTTGACCATATGTCGATGTGGAGTCTGATCAGCAACGCCAGCTTTGTGGTGCAGCTGGTGATGCTCACCCTGGTGAGTGCATCGATCATTTCCTGGGTGATGATCTTTCAGCGCAGCAACGCCATACGCGCGGCCAAACGCGCGCTGGACAACTTCGAGGACCGTTTCTGGTCCGGTATCGACCTGTCCAAGCTGTATCGCCAGGCTGGTAGCAATCCCGATCCGGACTCGGGTCTGGAGCAGATCTTCCGTGCTGGCTTCAAGGAGTTCTCCCGCCTACGTCAGCAGCCGGGCGTCGACCCCGATGCGGTGATGGACGGCGTCGCCCGTGCCATGCGCGTGGCCATCTCCCGTGAGGAGGAGAAGCTGGAAACCGCGCTGCCGTTCCTGGCCACCGTCGGCTCCACCAGTCCTTACATTGGTCTGTTCGGCACCGTATGGGGCATCATGAACTCTTTCCGTGGCCTGGCGCAGGTGCAGCAGGCCACCCTGGCCACTGTCGCGCCGGGCATCGCCGAGGCGCTGATCGCCACCGCCATCGGTCTGTTCGCGGCCATTCCGGCGGTGATCGCCTACAACCGCTTCTCCGCACGCGGTGAAATGCTGATCGGCCGTTATTACACCTTCGCCGACGAGTTCCAGGCCATCCTGCACCGCAAGGTGCACACCTCGGAAGACTAA
- the ybgC gene encoding tol-pal system-associated acyl-CoA thioesterase — MPSQNGVQPFRHRCRVYYEDTDAGGIVYYVNYLKFMERARTERLRELGYAQSTLAGEGLLFVVHSAEARYHAPARLDDELLISADVIELNRASLRFRQQVRRAADDVLLCEGQFLVACVRTDNLKPRAIPEPMRQAFAGSQVSGQIAAGE; from the coding sequence ATGCCCTCGCAAAACGGAGTCCAGCCGTTTCGTCATCGTTGTCGTGTCTACTACGAGGACACCGACGCCGGTGGCATCGTCTACTACGTCAATTACCTCAAATTCATGGAACGGGCTCGCACCGAGCGCCTGCGTGAGCTGGGTTATGCCCAGTCGACGCTGGCTGGTGAGGGCCTGTTGTTCGTCGTGCATTCGGCCGAAGCGCGCTACCACGCGCCGGCACGCCTGGACGACGAGCTGTTGATCAGCGCCGATGTGATCGAATTGAACCGTGCCAGCCTGCGTTTTCGTCAACAGGTCAGGCGAGCTGCGGATGATGTGCTGCTCTGCGAAGGGCAGTTCCTGGTGGCCTGTGTGCGCACCGACAACTTGAAGCCCCGGGCCATACCCGAACCGATGCGCCAAGCGTTCGCCGGTTCCCAGGTGTCCGGTCAAATTGCAGCAGGAGAGTAA
- the ruvB gene encoding Holliday junction branch migration DNA helicase RuvB encodes MIEADRLITASPREREEQQDRAIRPLRLADYIGQPVVREQMSLFIQAARGRAEALDHTLIFGPPGLGKTTLANIIAEEMGSSIKSTSGPVLERPGDLAALLTNLESGDVLFIDEIHRLSPVVEEVLYPAMEDFQLDIMIGEGPAARSIKLDLPPFTLVGATTRAGMLTNPLRDRFGIVQRLEFYGIDDLATIVSRSAGILGLPVEAKGAYEIARRARGTPRIANRLLRRVRDFAEVRGNGQISQAIADQALNLLDVDEHGFDHSDRRLLLAMIEKFDGGPVGLDSLAAAIGEERHTIEDVLEPYLIQQGYMMRTPRGRVVTRHAYLHFGLNIPKRLGESPAPDLFSAGEP; translated from the coding sequence ATGATCGAAGCCGATCGCCTGATCACCGCCAGCCCGCGAGAGCGTGAAGAACAGCAGGACAGGGCCATTCGCCCCTTGCGCCTGGCCGACTATATCGGCCAGCCGGTGGTGCGCGAGCAGATGTCGCTGTTCATCCAGGCTGCCCGGGGTAGGGCAGAGGCGCTCGACCATACGCTGATCTTCGGCCCGCCCGGTCTGGGCAAGACCACCCTGGCCAACATCATCGCCGAGGAAATGGGCAGCTCGATCAAGAGTACCTCCGGCCCGGTGCTGGAACGCCCGGGGGATCTGGCCGCGCTGCTGACCAATCTGGAAAGCGGCGATGTGCTGTTCATCGACGAGATTCACCGTCTTTCCCCGGTGGTCGAGGAAGTGCTGTATCCGGCCATGGAAGACTTCCAGCTCGACATCATGATCGGCGAAGGGCCCGCCGCGCGGTCGATCAAGCTGGATCTGCCGCCCTTCACCCTGGTCGGTGCCACCACTCGTGCCGGCATGCTGACCAATCCGCTGCGTGATCGCTTCGGCATCGTTCAGCGCCTTGAGTTCTACGGCATCGACGACCTGGCCACCATCGTCTCGCGTTCCGCCGGGATTCTCGGCCTGCCCGTCGAGGCCAAGGGCGCCTACGAAATCGCCCGTCGCGCGCGTGGCACGCCGCGTATCGCCAACCGTCTGCTGCGTCGCGTGCGCGATTTCGCCGAGGTGCGTGGTAACGGGCAGATATCCCAGGCCATTGCCGACCAGGCGCTGAACCTGCTGGATGTCGACGAGCACGGCTTCGATCACTCCGACCGCCGCCTGCTGCTGGCCATGATCGAGAAGTTCGACGGTGGCCCGGTGGGCCTCGACAGCCTGGCCGCCGCCATTGGCGAAGAGCGTCACACCATCGAAGACGTGCTGGAGCCCTACCTGATCCAGCAGGGCTACATGATGCGTACCCCGCGCGGGCGGGTGGTCACCCGCCATGCCTATCTGCACTTCGGCCTGAACATTCCCAAGCGCCTTGGCGAGTCGCCGGCGCCTGATCTTTTCTCAGCAGGTGAGCCATGA
- the ruvA gene encoding Holliday junction branch migration protein RuvA translates to MIGRLRGTLAEKQPPYLLLDVNGVGYELEVPMTTLYRLPAVGQPVTLHTHQVVREDAHLLYGFFEKRERELFRELIRLNGVGPKLALALMSGLEVDELVRCVQAQDTAVLVKVPGVGKKTAERLLVELKDRFKAWESIPSIAPLVVEPQLAQAVSSAENDAVSALISLGYKPQEASRAVAAVKEDGLSSEDLIRRALRGMA, encoded by the coding sequence GTGATCGGACGTTTGCGCGGTACCCTGGCGGAAAAACAGCCACCATATTTGCTTCTGGATGTGAATGGCGTCGGTTATGAGCTGGAAGTGCCGATGACCACCCTTTATCGTCTGCCTGCTGTGGGCCAGCCGGTCACCCTGCATACCCATCAGGTGGTACGCGAGGATGCGCACCTGCTCTACGGCTTTTTCGAGAAGCGCGAGCGTGAGCTGTTTCGTGAGCTGATTCGCCTCAACGGCGTCGGCCCCAAGCTGGCCTTGGCCTTGATGTCCGGGTTGGAGGTGGACGAATTGGTGCGTTGCGTGCAGGCGCAGGATACCGCCGTGCTGGTCAAGGTGCCGGGGGTCGGCAAGAAGACCGCCGAGCGCTTGCTGGTGGAGCTCAAGGATCGCTTCAAGGCCTGGGAGTCGATCCCGTCCATCGCGCCCCTGGTCGTTGAACCTCAACTGGCTCAGGCAGTCTCAAGCGCGGAGAATGACGCCGTCAGTGCCTTGATATCCCTGGGCTACAAGCCGCAGGAGGCCAGCCGGGCAGTCGCAGCGGTCAAGGAGGATGGCTTGAGCAGTGAAGATCTGATTCGTCGCGCCTTGCGCGGCATGGCATAG
- the ruvC gene encoding crossover junction endodeoxyribonuclease RuvC, which produces MTLILGIDPGSRITGYGVVRDTGRGCEYVASGCIRTGNGPLAERLQIVFRGVSEVIRSHGPVTMGIEQVFMARNADSALKLGQARGAAIVAAVEAGLEVSEYTATQVKQAVVGTGAADKQQVQMMVMHLLGLVQKPQIDASDALGIALCHAHHRQSLIPHGLAGAKRRGGRLRL; this is translated from the coding sequence ATGACCCTGATCCTAGGCATCGACCCCGGCTCGCGCATCACCGGCTATGGCGTGGTACGCGACACCGGGCGCGGCTGCGAGTACGTGGCTTCCGGTTGCATTCGCACTGGCAACGGGCCGCTGGCCGAGCGCCTGCAGATCGTCTTTCGCGGCGTCAGTGAGGTGATCCGTAGCCATGGGCCGGTGACCATGGGTATCGAGCAGGTGTTCATGGCGCGCAATGCCGATTCGGCGCTCAAGCTCGGCCAGGCCCGTGGCGCGGCCATAGTCGCGGCGGTGGAGGCGGGGCTGGAGGTCAGCGAATACACCGCCACCCAGGTCAAGCAGGCGGTGGTCGGCACTGGCGCGGCGGACAAGCAACAGGTGCAGATGATGGTCATGCACCTGCTGGGGCTGGTGCAGAAGCCGCAGATCGACGCCTCTGATGCCCTGGGTATCGCCCTGTGTCACGCCCACCACCGGCAGAGTCTCATTCCCCATGGACTGGCTGGCGCCAAGCGGCGTGGCGGTCGTCTTCGTTTGTAA
- a CDS encoding YebC/PmpR family DNA-binding transcriptional regulator, whose amino-acid sequence MAGHSKWANIKHRKGRQDAKRGKIFTKLIRELTVAAKHGGPIPADNPRLRLAVDKALTNNMSREVIDRAIARGAGNNEADNVVEFSYEGYAPSGVAIIVEVMTDNRNRTAAEVRHAFSKCGGNLGTDGSVAYMFERKGQISFAPGVDEDALMEAALEAGADDVEMGEDGSAMVSTSFTEFHAVNEALSAAGFKGEEAEIAMIPSISAPIADLETAQKVFKLIDMLEDLDDVQNVYHNAEVADEIMEQLG is encoded by the coding sequence ATGGCTGGTCATTCCAAATGGGCCAATATCAAGCACCGCAAGGGTCGTCAGGACGCCAAGCGGGGCAAGATCTTCACCAAGCTGATTCGTGAGCTGACGGTCGCCGCCAAGCACGGTGGCCCGATTCCGGCGGACAACCCGCGTCTGCGCCTGGCCGTGGACAAGGCGCTGACCAACAACATGTCGCGCGAGGTGATCGACCGTGCTATCGCCCGTGGCGCGGGCAACAACGAAGCAGATAACGTCGTCGAATTCAGCTACGAAGGCTATGCGCCGAGCGGCGTGGCCATCATCGTCGAAGTGATGACCGACAACCGCAACCGCACCGCTGCCGAAGTGCGCCATGCCTTCAGCAAGTGCGGTGGCAACCTCGGCACCGATGGTTCGGTGGCCTACATGTTCGAGCGCAAGGGGCAGATCAGCTTCGCGCCGGGCGTCGATGAGGACGCGCTGATGGAAGCGGCGCTGGAGGCGGGGGCCGATGACGTGGAAATGGGCGAGGACGGCTCGGCCATGGTGTCTACCAGCTTCACCGAGTTCCATGCGGTGAACGAGGCGCTGAGCGCTGCCGGCTTCAAGGGCGAGGAGGCGGAAATCGCCATGATTCCCTCGATCAGTGCGCCGATCGCCGATCTGGAAACCGCGCAGAAGGTGTTCAAGCTGATCGACATGCTCGAAGACCTGGACGATGTGCAGAACGTCTACCACAACGCTGAAGTGGCCGACGAGATCATGGAACAGCTCGGCTGA